The Prochlorococcus marinus str. MIT 9301 genome window below encodes:
- the rpsF gene encoding 30S ribosomal protein S6, with the protein MNDQQSYYETMYILRPDIAEDEVTTYIDKYNKLLEEFGGTILDSQMRGKRRLAYQIAKHREGIYVQLSHQGDGQHIFKIEKAMRLSEDVIRYMTVKQEGPLPTPRPSSKSSTKADDKENPETKVEPKEEQPVISANTSTSEKDDTETRENAES; encoded by the coding sequence ATGAACGATCAACAATCTTATTACGAAACGATGTATATCCTCCGTCCAGATATTGCGGAAGATGAAGTAACTACCTACATTGATAAATACAATAAGCTTTTAGAAGAATTTGGTGGCACCATCCTCGATAGTCAAATGAGGGGTAAAAGAAGATTAGCCTATCAAATAGCAAAACATAGAGAAGGTATTTACGTCCAGCTAAGTCATCAAGGAGATGGACAACATATTTTCAAAATCGAAAAAGCAATGAGACTAAGTGAAGATGTTATAAGATACATGACCGTTAAACAAGAAGGGCCCTTGCCAACTCCAAGACCTTCTTCGAAAAGTTCAACTAAAGCAGATGATAAAGAAAATCCAGAAACTAAAGTTGAACCTAAGGAAGAACAACCAGTAATAAGCGCAAATACTTCAACTTCAGAAAAAGATGATACTGAAACCAGAGAAAATGCAGAATCTTAA
- a CDS encoding DUF3134 family protein, which translates to MDSNKLKLRLDDISEDNPALTCYHRDDPAPVLPLREEPDLLSWLENTGRLVAEKDGDSQEISTIEEEELSALMGEKEDYKTEEDPSLEDDWED; encoded by the coding sequence ATGGATTCAAACAAACTAAAACTTAGATTAGACGATATCTCTGAAGACAATCCAGCTTTAACTTGCTACCACAGAGATGATCCAGCTCCTGTGTTGCCATTAAGAGAGGAGCCTGATCTACTATCTTGGCTTGAAAATACAGGTAGACTCGTTGCAGAAAAAGATGGAGATTCCCAAGAGATTAGTACAATAGAGGAAGAAGAACTTTCAGCACTAATGGGAGAAAAAGAAGATTATAAAACTGAAGAAGATCCTTCATTAGAAGATGATTGGGAAGATTAA
- a CDS encoding FAD-dependent oxidoreductase: MKSLKENFQKANIVIIGAGIIGKFNALELSELGFQVTIIDPTQLKNSSNAALGLLMGNMYQKRRGRSWNLRKQSIELWPQWIKFLQKFNYELNIEKPLIQLTTNEEKFKKLEKFVFENNDPTLLILERDSILIKNINKAFQTKNIKGIISFKDGRINALSLLQTLDKYLKHKKVNYLQGEIIKIRKSNNQWISTTRNNENIKSDMVILCNSLKAIDLIDSRSHNIKLKPVLGQAIEIEINDAEVDLLSLPKQFNINGKNIISKSKNKLIIGSTDEYSTKPEKNTFEKLTNFLDKKPNWLEKGKISKKWYGIRSRPDGEPSPIMKNLEDGLIICTGFYKNGFLLAPACSKWVANEIKNYLY, encoded by the coding sequence ATGAAAAGCTTAAAAGAAAATTTTCAAAAAGCAAACATAGTTATTATTGGAGCCGGGATTATTGGAAAATTTAACGCTTTAGAATTATCAGAATTAGGTTTCCAGGTAACGATAATAGATCCAACTCAACTCAAAAATAGTAGCAATGCAGCTTTGGGTTTGCTAATGGGTAATATGTATCAAAAAAGAAGGGGGAGAAGCTGGAATCTCAGGAAACAAAGCATTGAATTATGGCCACAATGGATTAAGTTCCTACAAAAATTTAATTATGAATTAAATATCGAAAAACCATTAATACAACTAACTACTAATGAAGAAAAGTTTAAAAAATTAGAGAAATTTGTTTTTGAAAATAATGATCCAACGTTATTAATTCTAGAAAGAGACTCAATATTAATCAAGAATATAAATAAAGCCTTCCAAACAAAAAATATAAAAGGAATAATCTCCTTCAAAGATGGAAGAATAAATGCTTTATCGTTACTTCAAACATTAGATAAATATCTAAAACATAAAAAAGTAAATTATTTACAAGGAGAAATAATAAAAATAAGAAAATCAAACAATCAATGGATTTCTACAACAAGGAATAATGAAAATATCAAATCTGACATGGTTATTTTATGTAATTCACTAAAAGCGATTGACTTAATAGATAGCCGATCTCACAACATCAAATTAAAGCCTGTTTTAGGTCAAGCTATAGAAATTGAGATTAATGATGCAGAAGTTGATTTGTTATCGCTGCCAAAACAATTCAATATAAATGGTAAAAATATAATTTCAAAATCAAAAAATAAGCTAATTATTGGATCAACTGACGAATATAGTACTAAGCCAGAAAAAAATACATTTGAAAAACTCACAAATTTTCTCGATAAAAAACCAAATTGGCTAGAGAAAGGAAAAATTTCTAAAAAGTGGTACGGAATTAGGTCAAGACCAGATGGTGAACCTTCACCAATAATGAAAAATCTTGAAGATGGGCTAATTATATGTACAGGTTTTTATAAAAATGGGTTTTTATTGGCTCCCGCTTGTTCTAAATGGGTTGCTAATGAAATTAAAAATTACCTTTACTAA
- a CDS encoding shikimate dehydrogenase, with amino-acid sequence MISSKTSFIALIGNPVSHSFSPIMQNAAFQYLGLDLIYFAIPCKDEDLELVLNSLKKINCKGLNITIPHKEKVFNLCSEISPIARKLKAINTLKLNSENEWSATNTDLEGFIYPLKNLNLAKKKSIVLGSGGAAKSVIQGLINLNLSKISVIGRNKSSLDELIKNFGNQIELHSFLSNDNQTQNLIEEADLIINTTPVGMKTAKNEMNLLPYGDYFWRSLNSKTIVYDLIYNPAPTHLLKFSANKGCMTIDGLQMLVAQGLKSLSFWTNGLEVPFHIMNDALKNHL; translated from the coding sequence ATGATTTCAAGTAAGACATCTTTTATAGCATTAATCGGCAATCCAGTAAGCCATTCCTTCTCGCCGATTATGCAAAATGCTGCATTCCAATATTTAGGCTTAGATTTAATTTATTTTGCTATACCTTGCAAAGATGAAGATCTAGAATTGGTTTTGAATTCTTTGAAAAAAATTAATTGCAAAGGTTTAAATATTACAATTCCCCATAAAGAAAAAGTATTTAACTTATGTAGTGAAATTTCACCTATAGCAAGAAAACTTAAAGCCATTAATACCCTGAAATTAAATTCTGAAAATGAATGGAGCGCAACTAATACCGATTTAGAAGGATTTATTTATCCATTAAAAAATTTAAACTTAGCGAAGAAAAAATCAATAGTTCTTGGCTCCGGGGGTGCAGCAAAATCTGTTATTCAAGGTTTAATAAATTTAAATCTTTCAAAAATTTCAGTAATAGGACGCAACAAATCATCACTAGATGAATTAATAAAAAACTTTGGAAATCAAATTGAACTTCACAGCTTCTTAAGTAACGATAATCAAACTCAAAATTTAATTGAAGAAGCAGATTTAATTATAAATACAACACCAGTAGGAATGAAAACAGCTAAAAATGAAATGAATTTATTGCCATATGGAGATTATTTTTGGAGATCTCTTAACTCAAAAACTATTGTTTATGATTTAATATATAATCCCGCTCCGACTCATCTATTAAAATTTAGCGCCAATAAAGGATGCATGACTATCGATGGTTTGCAAATGCTTGTTGCTCAGGGATTGAAATCATTATCATTTTGGACAAATGGCTTAGAAGTACCATTTCATATCATGAATGATGCTCTCAAAAATCATCTTTAA
- the mraY gene encoding phospho-N-acetylmuramoyl-pentapeptide-transferase produces the protein MIGKIKKFNFKSLFILNTFALIVTSYLFNNFIFTGVYILFFFISIFITKNGLKIIKKFNFLQNIRDEGPTNHFKKSDTPTMGGIFMIIPFLILLLIITINLSSLKLILLLLTVFGFFITGFLDDYLSIKKRENTGLKTKEKFILQSVISIIFILLAYEKNLISPLITISDSWAINMNIFILPVAFLVLVGISNSVNLTDGLDGLAAGCSGIVFYGLGTEILLKGQQELFVFSILCFSMSGICLGFLKYNSYPAKIFMGDTGSLSIGAILGSIALLTNSIFTLSIFSGIFIIESLSVIIQVGFFKITKKLFHRGKRIFLMAPLHHHFELKGVKEEKIVENFWKINILLVILGIVLKINL, from the coding sequence ATGATTGGGAAGATTAAAAAGTTTAACTTTAAATCTTTATTTATATTAAATACTTTTGCTTTAATAGTTACCTCCTATCTTTTTAATAATTTTATTTTTACAGGAGTATACATATTATTCTTCTTTATTTCTATTTTTATAACGAAAAATGGTCTAAAGATTATCAAAAAATTTAATTTCCTTCAAAATATTAGGGATGAAGGCCCAACTAATCACTTTAAAAAAAGTGATACCCCAACAATGGGTGGGATTTTTATGATAATCCCTTTTTTAATTCTGCTTTTAATAATAACTATCAATTTAAGTTCTCTAAAATTAATTCTTTTATTACTTACTGTTTTTGGTTTCTTTATTACAGGATTTTTAGATGATTATTTAAGCATTAAAAAAAGAGAGAACACAGGTTTAAAAACAAAAGAGAAATTTATCTTACAAAGTGTCATCTCAATAATTTTTATATTGTTAGCCTACGAAAAAAATTTAATCAGTCCATTAATAACAATTTCTGACTCCTGGGCTATAAATATGAATATTTTCATATTGCCAGTTGCTTTTTTAGTACTTGTCGGCATAAGTAATTCAGTAAATTTAACTGATGGACTAGATGGATTAGCAGCTGGATGCAGTGGGATTGTCTTTTATGGATTAGGAACAGAAATATTACTGAAAGGACAGCAAGAACTTTTTGTTTTTAGCATTTTATGTTTTTCGATGTCAGGCATATGCTTAGGTTTTCTCAAGTACAATAGTTATCCTGCAAAAATATTTATGGGTGATACCGGATCTCTAAGTATAGGAGCTATCCTAGGTTCTATAGCGTTATTAACCAATAGCATTTTTACCTTATCTATTTTCTCAGGAATATTTATTATTGAATCGTTATCAGTAATTATTCAAGTAGGGTTTTTTAAAATTACAAAAAAATTATTTCATAGAGGTAAACGCATATTTTTAATGGCTCCACTACACCACCACTTCGAACTTAAAGGAGTGAAGGAAGAAAAAATAGTAGAAAATTTTTGGAAAATCAACATTTTACTTGTAATTTTAGGTATAGTTTTAAAAATCAATCTTTGA
- a CDS encoding argininosuccinate synthase: MQQVKKVVLAYSGGVDTSVCIPYLKKEYGVSEVVTFVADLGQGEDLELIRQKALNSGASQSIVGNLVNSFVERYAFPAIRANALYLDKYPLSTALARPLIAENLVNIAREISADAVAHGCTGKGNDQVRFDLAINALGPDLKIITPAREWNMSREEAIEYGEKFGIPAPVSKKSPYSIDVNLLGRSIEAGILEDPMKEAPEDIFAMTSSIENSPDSPQEVEIIFKNGFPVGINDESLTPVEIIKKANVLAGEHGFGRIDMIEDRVVGIKSREIYETPGLLLLIKAHKELESITLNPDVVDFKGIVEKKWGQLVYQGFWFGPLKDSLDSFISSTQTAVNGRVKIRLHKGNAIVIGRMSENNSLYREDLATYSEEDVFNHSLAEGFIYMWGMSNKIWAELNSKTKD, translated from the coding sequence ATGCAGCAGGTAAAAAAAGTTGTGCTAGCTTATTCTGGCGGCGTAGATACGAGCGTTTGTATTCCATATTTAAAGAAAGAATATGGAGTTTCAGAAGTGGTTACTTTTGTTGCAGATCTTGGTCAAGGCGAGGATTTAGAACTTATTAGGCAAAAAGCTTTAAATTCTGGTGCATCTCAATCAATTGTTGGCAATTTAGTTAATAGTTTTGTTGAAAGATACGCTTTTCCAGCCATTAGAGCAAACGCATTATATTTAGATAAATATCCTTTATCTACAGCTCTTGCTAGGCCTTTAATTGCAGAAAATCTTGTAAATATTGCTCGAGAGATTAGTGCTGATGCAGTTGCTCATGGATGCACTGGTAAAGGGAATGATCAAGTTAGATTTGATTTAGCAATAAATGCTTTAGGTCCTGATTTAAAAATAATTACTCCTGCAAGGGAATGGAATATGAGTAGGGAAGAGGCAATAGAGTACGGAGAAAAGTTTGGTATTCCCGCACCAGTATCAAAAAAATCACCATATTCAATAGATGTTAATTTACTTGGTAGGAGTATTGAAGCAGGCATATTAGAAGACCCAATGAAAGAAGCACCTGAAGATATTTTTGCAATGACATCATCTATTGAGAATTCACCGGATTCTCCTCAAGAAGTAGAAATTATTTTTAAAAATGGGTTTCCTGTTGGAATTAATGATGAATCTCTAACCCCCGTAGAGATTATTAAAAAAGCTAATGTTCTCGCAGGAGAGCATGGTTTTGGAAGAATTGATATGATTGAAGACCGGGTAGTAGGAATTAAAAGTAGAGAGATTTACGAAACGCCAGGCCTCTTGCTTTTAATCAAAGCTCACAAAGAATTAGAAAGCATCACATTAAATCCAGACGTTGTCGATTTTAAAGGAATAGTTGAAAAAAAATGGGGTCAACTTGTCTATCAAGGTTTTTGGTTTGGACCTCTTAAAGATAGTTTAGATTCATTTATTTCGTCGACTCAAACAGCAGTTAATGGAAGAGTAAAGATTAGACTTCATAAGGGGAACGCAATAGTAATCGGTAGAATGTCGGAAAATAACTCACTTTATAGAGAGGATTTGGCAACTTATAGCGAAGAAGATGTTTTTAATCATTCTTTAGCAGAGGGTTTTATTTACATGTGGGGTATGTCTAATAAAATATGGGCTGAATTAAATTCAAAAACAAAAGATTAA
- the purU gene encoding formyltetrahydrofolate deformylase codes for MEHPSIIFKIVCPDRPGLVSLLTSWISNYGGNIKHSDHHTDQDAGLFLSRIEWNSNNESLNRDEIYKEFEKIADAVNGQFNVNYSDEIPNVAIFVSKQNHCLIDLLWRVRNGELKMKVPLIISNHSHLENIANDFSAKFVHIDTFKTDKTVVEDQFLNLLKEYDIDLVVLAKYMQILSDSFLKKFSSIINIHHSFLPAFKGGQPYHRAWKRGVKLIGATAHYVTEDLDEGPIIEQCTVNVSHRDEVDDLIRKGRDIERIALARAVRLHLNHQVFVYNSKTAVFD; via the coding sequence TTGGAACATCCTTCAATTATATTCAAAATTGTCTGTCCCGATCGTCCTGGCCTTGTAAGTTTACTTACAAGTTGGATTTCAAATTACGGTGGCAACATAAAACATTCTGATCATCATACAGATCAAGATGCAGGTTTGTTTCTTAGTCGAATTGAATGGAATAGTAACAATGAATCTCTTAATAGGGATGAAATTTATAAAGAATTTGAAAAAATTGCAGATGCAGTAAATGGACAATTTAACGTAAATTATTCTGATGAAATCCCAAATGTTGCTATTTTCGTGAGTAAACAAAATCATTGTTTGATTGATTTACTTTGGCGAGTAAGAAATGGAGAACTCAAAATGAAAGTTCCTTTAATAATTTCAAATCATTCTCATCTTGAAAATATTGCAAATGACTTTAGTGCAAAATTTGTCCATATTGATACCTTTAAAACTGATAAAACTGTTGTTGAAGATCAATTTTTAAATTTACTAAAAGAATATGACATTGATCTTGTTGTATTAGCCAAATATATGCAAATTTTGAGTGACTCTTTTTTAAAAAAGTTTTCTTCAATAATAAATATTCATCATTCTTTCTTACCTGCATTTAAGGGTGGGCAACCATATCACAGAGCATGGAAGAGAGGTGTTAAATTAATCGGTGCTACTGCTCACTACGTTACTGAAGATCTTGATGAAGGCCCGATAATAGAGCAATGCACAGTCAATGTAAGTCATAGGGATGAAGTTGATGATTTGATTAGAAAAGGGAGAGATATTGAAAGAATAGCTTTAGCAAGAGCAGTTAGATTACACTTAAATCATCAAGTATTTGTCTATAACAGCAAAACTGCTGTTTTTGATTGA
- the dnaK gene encoding molecular chaperone DnaK produces MGKVVGIDLGTTNSCVAVMEGGKPTVIANAEGFRTTPSVVAYTKNQDQLVGQIAKRQAVMNPENTFYSAKRFVGRRVDEVNEESKEVSYSVEKSGSSVKLKCPILDKQFSPEEVSSQVLRKLADDAGKYLGEKVTQAVITVPAYFNDSQRQATKDAGKIAGLEVLRIVNEPTAAALAYGLDKENEKILVFDLGGGTFDVSVIEAGDGVTEVLSTSGDTHLGGDDFDRCIVDHLANTFKSNEGIDLRQDKQALQRLTEAAEKAKIELSNATQSEINLPFITATPEGPKHLDLNLTRAKFEELAASLIDRCKTPVERAISDAKISTSEIDEVVMVGGSSRIPAVLDLVKKIIGKEPNQTVNPDEVVAVGAAIQGGVLAGEVKDILLLDVTPLSLGVETLGGVMTKMINRNTTVPTKKSETYSTAVDGQTNVEIHVLQGEREMASDNKSLGTFRLDGIPSAPRGVPQIEVTFDIDANGILSVTAKDKGSGKEQSISITGASTLSDNEVEKMVKDAESNASADKEKREKIDLKNQAETLVYQTEKQLGELGDKIDAAAKSKVEEKSNALKEATSKEDFDSMKKLLEELQQELYAVGSSVYQQPGNQAPSPGAAGGPDESDSNEKGGDDVIDADFTETKD; encoded by the coding sequence ATGGGTAAGGTTGTAGGAATCGATTTAGGAACAACTAATAGTTGTGTTGCTGTAATGGAAGGTGGTAAACCTACTGTAATAGCAAATGCTGAGGGTTTCAGAACTACTCCATCAGTTGTTGCATATACAAAAAATCAAGATCAGCTTGTTGGACAAATAGCTAAAAGACAGGCTGTAATGAACCCTGAAAATACTTTTTATTCAGCAAAACGATTTGTTGGAAGAAGGGTTGATGAAGTTAATGAAGAATCTAAAGAAGTTAGCTATTCTGTTGAAAAATCTGGTTCTAGTGTCAAATTAAAATGCCCTATTTTGGATAAGCAGTTTTCTCCTGAAGAGGTAAGTTCTCAAGTTTTAAGAAAGTTAGCAGATGATGCGGGTAAATACCTTGGTGAAAAAGTTACACAAGCTGTAATAACAGTTCCAGCTTATTTTAATGATTCACAAAGACAGGCTACTAAAGATGCTGGAAAGATTGCAGGTTTAGAAGTGCTCAGAATTGTTAATGAGCCAACCGCTGCGGCTTTAGCATATGGTTTGGATAAAGAAAATGAAAAAATTCTTGTTTTTGATTTAGGGGGAGGAACATTTGACGTCTCAGTTATTGAAGCAGGTGATGGAGTAACTGAGGTTCTATCTACTTCTGGAGATACACATTTAGGTGGTGATGATTTTGATAGATGTATTGTAGATCACTTAGCTAATACCTTTAAATCAAATGAGGGAATTGATCTCAGACAAGATAAGCAAGCTTTGCAAAGATTGACTGAAGCTGCAGAAAAAGCAAAGATAGAGCTCTCAAATGCTACGCAAAGTGAGATAAATTTACCTTTTATTACAGCCACGCCTGAAGGGCCAAAACATTTAGATTTGAACCTTACTAGAGCAAAGTTTGAGGAACTAGCAGCTTCTTTAATTGATAGGTGTAAGACCCCAGTTGAGAGAGCTATAAGCGATGCAAAAATTTCTACTAGTGAAATTGATGAAGTTGTTATGGTCGGAGGCTCATCTAGAATACCTGCTGTTCTAGATTTAGTTAAAAAAATAATTGGTAAAGAACCAAATCAAACCGTTAATCCTGATGAGGTAGTAGCTGTTGGAGCTGCAATTCAGGGAGGAGTTTTAGCAGGAGAAGTTAAAGATATATTATTGCTTGACGTTACTCCACTTTCTCTAGGTGTAGAGACTCTAGGCGGAGTAATGACAAAAATGATAAATCGAAATACTACCGTACCTACAAAGAAATCTGAAACATATTCAACTGCTGTAGACGGTCAAACAAATGTTGAAATACACGTTTTACAGGGTGAAAGAGAAATGGCTTCTGATAACAAAAGCTTAGGAACCTTCAGATTGGATGGAATACCTTCAGCACCAAGAGGGGTGCCGCAAATTGAAGTTACATTTGATATAGATGCAAATGGAATTCTTAGTGTTACTGCTAAAGATAAAGGAAGTGGTAAAGAGCAAAGTATTTCTATCACTGGTGCTTCTACTCTATCTGACAATGAAGTAGAAAAAATGGTAAAAGATGCTGAATCAAATGCATCTGCAGATAAAGAAAAAAGAGAAAAAATTGATTTAAAAAATCAAGCTGAAACACTTGTTTACCAGACAGAAAAGCAACTTGGTGAGTTGGGAGACAAAATTGATGCTGCAGCAAAGTCTAAAGTTGAAGAAAAAAGTAATGCTTTGAAAGAAGCAACTTCAAAAGAAGATTTTGATTCAATGAAAAAACTTCTTGAAGAACTCCAGCAAGAACTTTATGCAGTTGGTTCATCTGTTTATCAGCAACCAGGTAATCAGGCACCATCACCTGGTGCAGCAGGCGGTCCTGATGAGAGTGATTCAAATGAAAAAGGTGGAGATGATGTAATTGATGCAGACTTCACTGAAACAAAAGATTAG
- a CDS encoding ClC family H(+)/Cl(-) exchange transporter, whose product MPNFIKDNIQKTSNNSSRSIKKLLKQRSLVVALSLLLTGLGASITSISFKTGIYFFNNWRLALLDQFSSIAVLPIFGALGGAIAGYLIKNIAPAAKGSGVSQIMGFLRHKKVPMNLKVGLVKLISGIIAIGSGFPLGPEGPSVQMGGSVAWQMAKWLKAPTAFRRVIVAAGGGAGIAAVFSAPLGGFIYAIEELLNSARPVILLLVVITTFIADSSADIIQALGLDPKAGGFDFNLGFLIQKEYDPSVFFLPVDFIYLVLLGIIIGIFAELYSRYVLLMQNLGKKWYKNKFVLKMSICGFILGSIYSFLPSTFHNLDELQKIIAEQNTSIGIALLAVLVLFITTGLAAASGAPGGLFYPMLTLGGSIGLIMGSWVEIATGHAPSTYIFAGMGAFVAGCSRTPITAMFLAFALTKNLLIMKPVLISCIASFLVARAFNEESIYERQIQIELED is encoded by the coding sequence ATGCCAAACTTTATAAAAGATAATATTCAAAAAACAAGTAATAATTCTTCTCGTAGCATCAAAAAATTATTAAAACAAAGATCTCTAGTCGTTGCATTATCGCTCTTATTAACAGGTCTAGGGGCTTCAATTACAAGCATATCTTTTAAAACTGGAATCTATTTTTTTAATAATTGGAGATTAGCATTATTAGACCAATTCTCATCTATTGCGGTCTTACCTATTTTTGGAGCTCTTGGGGGAGCTATTGCAGGATATTTGATCAAAAATATAGCACCTGCCGCAAAAGGTTCAGGTGTGAGTCAAATCATGGGTTTCTTAAGACATAAAAAAGTTCCAATGAATTTAAAAGTAGGATTAGTAAAGCTCATATCAGGAATTATTGCGATTGGTAGCGGATTCCCTTTGGGTCCAGAAGGTCCATCAGTTCAAATGGGAGGATCAGTAGCTTGGCAAATGGCCAAGTGGCTCAAAGCTCCTACAGCTTTTAGAAGAGTAATAGTAGCAGCAGGTGGTGGTGCTGGGATAGCTGCAGTATTTAGCGCTCCATTAGGAGGGTTTATCTATGCAATAGAGGAGTTATTAAACTCTGCTAGACCAGTAATTTTATTATTAGTAGTAATTACAACTTTTATTGCAGATTCGTCTGCTGATATTATTCAAGCATTGGGTTTAGATCCTAAAGCAGGAGGCTTTGATTTTAACCTCGGATTTTTGATTCAAAAAGAATATGACCCATCAGTTTTTTTCTTACCTGTAGATTTTATTTACTTAGTTTTATTAGGAATAATTATTGGAATATTTGCAGAATTGTACAGCAGATATGTTTTGTTAATGCAAAATCTTGGTAAAAAGTGGTACAAAAATAAATTTGTTTTAAAAATGAGTATCTGTGGATTTATTTTAGGAAGTATCTACTCTTTTTTACCCAGTACATTTCATAATTTAGATGAATTACAGAAAATAATAGCTGAACAAAATACAAGTATTGGAATTGCTTTATTAGCAGTTTTAGTGCTATTTATCACAACAGGTTTAGCTGCAGCATCCGGAGCTCCTGGAGGATTATTCTACCCAATGCTTACTTTAGGAGGATCAATCGGACTAATAATGGGGAGCTGGGTAGAAATTGCTACAGGACATGCACCGAGTACATACATTTTTGCGGGAATGGGAGCTTTCGTAGCAGGATGTTCTCGAACGCCAATAACAGCAATGTTTTTAGCTTTTGCTTTAACAAAAAATTTATTAATAATGAAACCTGTGTTAATCAGCTGCATTGCCAGTTTCTTGGTAGCAAGAGCTTTTAATGAAGAATCAATTTATGAAAGACAAATACAAATAGAATTAGAAGACTAA
- a CDS encoding glycosyltransferase, with the protein MRFKFLHLHLHGLIRSKNLELGRDADTGGQTQYVLELIKSLANTSEVDQVDLVTRLINDPKVDHEYSQEEEFVEPGVRILRFNFGPNKYLRKELLWPYLDYLTEKLISYYKKNKKPNFIHAHYADAGYVGVKLSKSLNVPLIFTGHSLGREKQRKLLDTGLKNNQIEKLYSISKRIDAEEKALKSADIVVTSTKQESVYQYSQYSSFSPHKAKVIPPGVDHNKFHHIHSTTETAEIDNMMKPFLKDSSKPPFLTISRAVRRKNIPSLIEAYGRSEKLKRKTNLILILGCRDSTSKLDPQQKDVFNNIFETIDKYNLYGKVAYPKKHLPNQIPSLYRWAASRGGVFVNPALTEPFGLTLLEASSCGLPIISTNDGGPKEIRSKCENGLLVDVTDIDELKVILEKGISDNNQWKIWSRNGIEGVNRHFSWNTHVRNYLSVLTEEFSSSTSYSSSDIKQSCLKGTSSLIKPH; encoded by the coding sequence ATGAGGTTTAAATTTTTACATTTACATTTACACGGCCTTATACGCTCTAAAAATCTTGAATTAGGTAGAGATGCAGATACAGGTGGTCAAACACAATACGTATTAGAGTTAATTAAAAGTTTGGCAAATACTTCAGAAGTTGATCAAGTAGATTTAGTTACTCGTTTAATTAACGACCCTAAAGTAGATCATGAGTATTCTCAAGAAGAAGAATTTGTAGAACCTGGAGTAAGAATTTTAAGATTCAACTTTGGACCTAACAAATATTTAAGAAAGGAATTGCTTTGGCCTTACTTAGATTATTTAACTGAAAAACTGATCTCTTACTATAAAAAAAACAAAAAGCCTAATTTCATTCATGCACATTATGCAGATGCTGGTTATGTAGGAGTTAAACTCAGTAAATCCCTAAACGTTCCTCTTATTTTTACTGGTCATTCTCTAGGAAGAGAGAAACAAAGGAAATTGCTTGATACTGGTTTAAAAAATAATCAAATAGAAAAACTCTATTCTATAAGTAAAAGAATTGATGCAGAAGAAAAAGCATTGAAATCTGCAGATATTGTCGTTACAAGCACTAAACAAGAGTCAGTGTATCAATATTCCCAATATTCTTCTTTTTCACCTCATAAAGCTAAAGTTATTCCGCCTGGTGTTGATCATAATAAGTTTCACCATATTCACTCGACAACAGAGACAGCTGAAATTGATAACATGATGAAACCTTTTCTTAAGGATTCTTCCAAACCTCCATTTTTGACTATTTCTAGAGCTGTAAGAAGAAAAAATATTCCATCTTTGATTGAAGCTTATGGAAGATCTGAAAAATTAAAAAGAAAAACTAATTTAATTTTGATTTTGGGTTGTAGAGATAGTACTTCAAAACTTGACCCTCAACAAAAAGATGTTTTCAATAATATTTTTGAAACAATTGATAAATATAATCTGTATGGAAAGGTAGCTTATCCAAAAAAACATCTTCCAAATCAGATTCCATCTTTATATCGGTGGGCTGCCAGCAGAGGTGGTGTATTTGTAAATCCAGCTTTAACAGAGCCTTTTGGTTTAACTCTTCTTGAAGCTTCTTCATGTGGATTACCAATAATATCAACAAATGATGGAGGTCCTAAAGAAATTCGTTCAAAATGTGAAAATGGACTTCTAGTGGATGTTACTGATATTGATGAGTTGAAAGTTATTCTTGAAAAAGGAATATCAGATAATAATCAGTGGAAAATATGGAGCAGAAATGGAATTGAGGGTGTTAACAGGCACTTTAGTTGGAACACTCATGTACGTAATTATTTATCAGTACTTACTGAAGAATTTTCAAGTTCAACTAGTTATTCTTCATCTGACATTAAACAAAGTTGTTTAAAAGGGACTTCCTCACTTATAAAACCCCATTGA